The genomic region GGACTTGGTGCAGTTTCTGAGGATGCATCCGGGGATATGAGCATCGATCCTCCAACGTGTCTCCTCGGGCAGGGTGGCTGTGAAGGTTCCAGTGAATGTGGGAAGCCCAATCTTCAGGTGCTTCGCGATCTTCACCAGCTGCCGTCCAAAGGGCATGGTCTCATCGGGCTGCTCGAACTCAACAAGGGCGGATGACATCTACATTTTGAAAGAGAGAAGAAATTAGTATTGAAGCAGAGAAGGTACGAGACCAAAGGATATATAGGGAAAGTGAAAATATAGTTTTTATCCTATGGCTTTTCCATTTTCTaggggtcgcgtcctacagtcaacgtgtgctctgataccatcttgcagCGACCCGACTCGATAAGAATCAAAGTCTCAGTGCTTACCATGCTAGTCCCTGGattgacttgctagcacacacagtactcgatgaaataacagaaataacacacatctctttattacatcgatagtccaggagcaatacatttattacaaaatagggcataTAGCCAATAAGCAAATACTACGGAAGCAAAGTaataaatgagtccaactccaccagcaaggttgagtgtagaacatcgacctatcgcaccttaatcctcgtcagatatgtctgcaacgtgataagttgtagccatataggtcagtacattgaatgtactggcaagtcacatcataagtgtaatgaacctacttgtacatgcaatttggctggtggaaagctctatgtttagtttttgcataaagctagtttttccctattagaaaagatgttattctactactatacatttgcataggatgagttggcaaacccaactccatccattcccaagtttcatttaaaacccaactgttcgattaaaggtgaggagatctcccgacatttccactactagatgctcaagttgtccgtaaccggggacacggctaatcgattaggttgacactctgcagaggtttgcgcacttttcccacaagattcgatcgcctcccttgaagttctcgcacttCCTGGCATTTGAGAATAgggtgaccgagacatagtctatCGAAActattcccccttaacccacggataggccagtacacctactcattctacatctCCTAGCCcgtcccggaaggggtcacactgactactcaactaagccagagcccatattggcttgtgacTGCACACATACGCTTCTAGACAtaagaatacgattgatctctttgagcctgagcggacggtccactgcaccaccatggatttcccatgcgtgccccactgtacttcacCAACATTTCAACAATTTTCCGCCCAGGcagttcattaattatcttaggtcctatttactacattgtcactcaaactttacaatgatcactccccaatccacgtctacttagcgaagcaacataatttaaaacgatggcgacaatgttatatggttcagacctacctcaatgaactacagggtgaaaagcatagtcatgcggcatcaattcctaccatgcagtcctaccgcaaagaactaagtgcataataaaaacataggtaatgaaacatgatcaagatgcaacttgccttggtactgctggttgaattctaaagactgataatattctgcttcgcacttCGTGCGATCTATCgcaaagaagataaacaaacataagcAAACATTTCAGAAAACCAAGAAGAACATGCGAAGAAAgaagtctcggaaaaaccaaatgaacatacaaCACACTTAGCTACCACAAAAATATTCTAAATGCAAAACAACATAAGCCTATGGTTCAAaaagtgatgtgaactatagtgcatactatgcatactagtaaaaatattactggacagattctagtgtgtgaaaaattattgtgacaaaggccaggtgatagggtttggctacggtgacaaagcgtaaaaagaatcaacttaatcagagctacggtttgggagatatggccatttgaagttcaaattcaaatctgaataaattcaaatttgaatctgacaAAACTTTGCAGAAAGgataccactggatagatctaaacatGACGAAAAATTTGTCGTTGgttttcatcgagtttggatctatggttaaaaagttgtggctactcgaagttcagggactaatctgctaatcatagggactaaacagagaagaaaactatcgcaaacatgtccctggccacgtggcggaTTGCGGGTGGCTAAGCAGCGTCCGCTGCGGAGGCTATACGGCGAATGGCCGCTAAATAAGAAAAACAACGGCGACGGCTAACTAAAGGAAAACCAACGTTCGGTTTAAATAAAACCGCACGGTTTAACGGGAACCGACCGGTAGTTTTTAAAATAAAAACCGCGGTTAACCACATACCGGTTTGACTAAAAAAACAACAactaatctaatctaatctaagCCGTTGATCTTCGATCTAACTAACAAGAGGAGGTGCGGCGGCTTACAGCGGCTggcgacgtcggcgacgagcagaggACAGCGGCGCAACGTCGGGCGATGGCGGGGCAGTGGCTACGGCGGTCCTCGGCATCGAGGAATAATACGGGGAGGTGTGGCGCGTCGAGGGCATCGCGAAGGTGGTGTCGGCGTTCGTCGGCGGCGTCGGGACGGGGCGAGGCGAAGACGGCGGGGCTCGGTGCTCCAGCGACTCCAGCGTCGACAGTGCAGTGGCTCCGACGGTACCTAGGAGCAAAAAAACGTGTCAAACAGATGCTCGTTGTCGCGGGAATCCAATTGACAAAGGAAGGAGAGCTAGGGGTGCCACAGACGACGAAATGGACGATGGAGtggcgcggctccggcgagatgcgaacggcGACAGCGAGCAGTAGGGGCGGCGTGGGAAGAAGCGGGAAGGCGAGGTTGGAAGAGGGGGTCCTGGCCTTTATATAGGCGCCGCTAGAAGCGCTACGGGGCTGCAGATAAGCCTCATCCGCGAGGGAGCCGAGCGGCGGTTGCGGGGGTGCGTCGAGGATGTTTATCCCGCGGGCTGcaggaggttggggacgagctgacGAGCAGGGCCCGCCTGGCAGCGGCGGCGAGAGGAGGCGAGCGAGGGCGCGTGCGGGACGGTCGACCGACGCGGAGGCGTCGAGCGCTGGGGCGCTGGGGCGCTGGAGGGCgctggccttgggccaaatggccaGCTGGGACGGTCGGGGCGCTCCTGGGCCAAACCCAGTTTCGGTCCAGGCTGGTGAGTGCttgttttttaaaaaaaacgaAGACTAAAGTGGCCCTAAATAAATTCAAACTAATTTGCaaaaacaccacaataatttataaaatattgtacaatatttagagcctaatgaacattaacttcAGCACCgaaaattttgaaaatattttcctaatgcaattaatgcactttttgcaaataaaataaataccaataaactccaaaacttcaaataatattcaaaataaaatttctcactcttttatattttgaggaagtcgtcttatcccctctcatttgttttttttctcgagtggaaaaatattatttgaatattttaaaaactccaaaatgcaaagaaatatgatatgcattgaatgatgttacatgtgcattaccgagagggcccagagatccctctccgatacacgaagtgacaaatcttaatcttgatctatgccaactcaacaaacaccttcggagacacctatagagcatctttataatcaccctgtacgttgtgatgtttgatagcacacaaggtgttcctccggtattcggaagttgcataatctcatagtcagaggaatgtgtataagtcatgaagaaagcaatagcaataaaactaaacgatcataatgctaagctaacggatgggtcttgtccatcacatcattctctaatgatgtgatcccgttcatcaaataacaacacatgtctatggttagaaaacttaaccatctttgattaacgagctagtcaagtagctagaggcatactagggacactctgttttgtctatttattcacacatgtactaagtttccggttaatgcaattctagcatgaataattaaaatttataatgacataaggaaatataaataacaactttattattgcctctagggcatatttcctttagcaaGTGATTCTCAAATCTCTCTTACGTCATCGACCAAGTGCTTGAATTTTGCTATGAATCGGTCGCCACTGGCAGAGCTAGAGGGGTCAAGTGGGGGCAAACGATGCCCAAAGTGTAGCGCCGGTTACGGTCAACCAACGCAGACCGGTCGAAACCATGACATAGTGGCAAAACCATAAAAGTAGCAAAGTGGCTTGGACATGACAAAGATTTTTTTGAAACTAATGGCAAATCAAACGGGTGGGACACAACTAAAGGCATGGAAATGATTATGCTTTTCTTCTTCGGGGCGATGATTTGCTACGTAGATCGCGGTCACTGGCATCATCTTGTCTACATTGATGATTTCTTAGCGGCTACTTATACAAGCTTTTGGGTTTCAACAAGTTTTCTACGCCGAGATGGAGATTCTGAGGCGACAACAACACGCGTGGGCGGATGTACGAGGAAAGGATACTTCGGCACCCCAAGGGTTCGGATGATTAAAAAAATTGTACGGTTATTTTTGTAAGGGTCtatatttttcatatatatgaCTTTAGCCTTTTCACACAAAAAAAAGAGTTAAACCAATGGAAAAATATTTCATGAAATATACTATGTTGGGTTATGTGTGTAGGCTATGGGGATATAGAAATATACTATGTCATTATCACAATTTCTATATCCCCATATCAATGCCGAATATTTGAAGCAGACATCTTTACACATTTTGTCAAGTCTAGCTTTCCTCTTTGCTTGCAAAAGCCATGCAGTTACTATGTATGCTAAGGCTTAAGAATATCATGGAGTTGCAACAACCTGCAGTCTAGTTGCCAAAGAATTAAAGGCTTCAGATTTGAACTCCCTGCACAACCGCTTGGTGTACTTATACCTTACTTTAACATGCTCGTCTATTTAACATGCTCGTCTATTTTTTGCAGGTTGGTGCACAAACGGAATAAAGGCGATCACTACATAAGTTAAACCAACGGTTGGATGGTTTGTCTATTTTTTGCAGGTTGTTCATGCAGTTCCATCATGTGAATAGACTTCACACTATTTTCTTTCTAGAGTAACTTTAACATTCAGTCGTCAATGTAGATTTGTCCATGTACTACCAGACAGTAAAATTCTTTATCATGGACTACTAATATATAAAAATATTACTGGATTATTAATAAAAATATATTCTTAGTTTTTGGCAGATATAATTAGATTTAATATCATGAAAAGTGCTTCATAATATTTCTGGAATTTAAACTGTTCACTGACAAACTCAAAAAGGAAATTACAATCGAAGTTCTATGTTGCAGTTTTTGCATGTATATAAAACAGGCCAACATTTTTTCACTGTTATGTGTGGACAAAAGCTGCATAAAGCGATTTTGTTATTTCAGAAAGGTGACTATTATTACAAGTCAGTGTTGATGACTCCTCGATCTttcatgagttatgcatgaacATATATGATGAGAAAATCTTGATCTTATGGCTATGAGTAGTTGTCTAGAAATAACTGTTTCTAAGTCGATTTAGCCATAAATAGCCTTTTTTTTGTGGGTAATTTAGCCATATATAGTCCCTCCCAATTACTAGTAATTACTTCTGACTAGCGGGACGACGATATTCACCCTTTAGTTTGCAAAATGTGTATTCCATGTGAATGTGATCTTGCTGCCTTTTTTTTGACGGGATCTTGTTGCCTTTTTTATCACAAATACACGTCTGATGGTGATTAGCACTTTTTTTTTACAATTGGCGTCTCAACAATCGGCCTTTAATAAGCAGCGATTAGCACACAACACAAATTCAAATTATTAACCAGAAAAAACCAACGATGTGCCACAAACCTTATTTGATCGATCAACAgttcaacacatgatcatgttcaacagttcaacacaTTACACATGATCATCACAGTTCTAATTAAGGCCCTCCTTGATCTCTGCcataaacagtgcatgcatgcgcctATCTAGCCAGTTAATTACCAATTAACGGCGATGCAATGCTCTAACAACACAGATCGATCGACAAGTTGATGGAGGCTGCAGCCGGCTGCTTCCTGCGATCGATCGTTCCATTGCCACGGTTCACGAGGACACGCCGACGCCGAGGAAGTCGATGAACGGTGGCGCATCCTTCGTTTTCAGTGGTTCATCGCCGTCGACATGGTAATCCTTCCTGTGCTGATGGTCAGGGCCGCCACGGCCATCCAACGCTAGTGCTTCTCTTGAAGGTGGGGAGGAGAAGGCGATGGAGTGAGAAGACGGCGCCGCCGGTTGCTTGCCGCCGTCCAGGTAGCTACTGTACCTTGACAGCAAGCTCTGGTTTCCTGAAGCGCCGTAGCCATTGAACAGTACTGGAGTAGAAGAAGGCGCCACTGCCGCCGCAGCCGGCGGTGAGCCGAAGAAACCGCCACCACTAGGCTTGGAGAAGCCAAAGCAGAAGGAGCCGGCCGACGCGCCGGCGAAGTCGAGCTGGGCGCCGCCGCTGTAGTAGGACGGGAAGGTGGACGAGGCGGCCTTGGCGAGGAGCCTGCAGCGCTCACGGCTGCGGCGGGCCCTGACGACGTGCCAGTGATTCTTGACGGCGTTGTCAGTGCGGCCAGGAAAATGGCGGGCGATGAGAGCCCACTTGTTGCCGTGGACTCGGTGCGCCGCTAGCAgacgctcctcctcttcctccgtaaACGGCCGCTTGTTGATCCGCGGGTCAAGCTGGTTGAACCACCGGAGACGGCAGCTCTTGCCTACAATTAATTACCACAAACTAGTTTTAAATATTCGAAATAAAATTGAAAATTTAGCACGTCAGGGAAATACATTCTAGCAATTATTAATAATGAAAGAAATCATAATTCAGTGCAATTCATTGACGAAGGAAGAATTcgtagttttttatttattttggccAATATGGGGAATTCATGGTTAAGTAGTGCAATTTTGCAAGGACGTGAAATTCTGATATAGCACTGTAATGTTGTAGGATTTGTGGGACAAATTAATCGGGCGAGTAATTACATAATTAACGCACTCAAGAGAGTAGGTCAGGGCACATAAAGGTTATTGCGTACAAATCGATTTAGTTGCATCAACCTGCATGCATGCCTGAGAGAGACGAGTGAAGAAATCTTCTCATTAGGCTAAGCCGTGTAGGTGATCAACTCTTGACACATGCATCCATATATACATGGATTTTTCACATGTATAAACATAAAACTAACCGTGCTTTGCCTGGTGATTATCTAATTAATGCTGTCTCAGTGTTGCTAGTAAGAACACACCCTACCGCATCTTTTACATTAAGGAACTGTACAGGGTTTTAGTTATGTTGTTGCTTCCCTTTACCTCATACTATGTAACTTttttgtgaaaaatattatgcagcTGTATATGTTTTGGGAAAAAATTAGTTAAGTGAAACTAAAAGAGGAGATTTAGAATAAAGTTGCATGCATGCTAATTTCACCTTGTTCATGAATTTTGCAAGCTAGTAGTCATGCAAATAAAACCTTGTGTTCATAATTTCTTCTTCAATCTAGAACAAGTATTTCAGGGATATAACTAATTCCGAACTGCTAAAATTTTGTATGTTATCAATTAGACAAAGATCACTTAATCGTACCTGTTTGCCTTTATGGCCATCAGACTAGATTTATCTTTGGTCTAAGAAAAGTAACACTAATCTTTCCAAATTTCCGAAAATATTAGGAGAATTGTGTATCATTCCATTGAAGCGCCTTGAAAGATAGAAAAAGTTACATCCATAAGCACAGCAAGAGAACTATATAGGTACCGCAAAACAAATTCAACTCGTCATCGTGCACATTAACGAACAACTTATATGATCCTACTGTTTTTTGGGTATAACACAAAAACTCACTAACGAGGCATAATTTTAATTAACTTATATCTAAATAATCTTCTATTTTCAAGATACCCAAAAACTAAGCCCAGCGCAGATATCATTCCCCTCGAGGAAGGATTTTCTTGGTAGATGGCACAAACAGCTAAAACAACCTGCTGCCCGTGCAGAAATTAGTATGGCAAACCCCCCTAAAAAAAAGTATGATAAACTGAACCAAGGTGCGTAGATCATCTACTTCCTGAGCACAAATCGCATCAACCAAAGTCAATTTCTCATCAAGGTTATATGCATCAACGTCATTTGAAAAAGGAAATTA from Triticum aestivum cultivar Chinese Spring chromosome 4A, IWGSC CS RefSeq v2.1, whole genome shotgun sequence harbors:
- the LOC100873144 gene encoding transcription factor MYB52; translated protein: MASLSSTTNTSEGGGKPASLCPRGHWRPGEDEKLRQLVEKYGPQNWNSIAEKLEGRSGKSCRLRWFNQLDPRINKRPFTEEEEERLLAAHRVHGNKWALIARHFPGRTDNAVKNHWHVVRARRSRERCRLLAKAASSTFPSYYSGGAQLDFAGASAGSFCFGFSKPSGGGFFGSPPAAAAVAPSSTPVLFNGYGASGNQSLLSRYSSYLDGGKQPAAPSSHSIAFSSPPSREALALDGRGGPDHQHRKDYHVDGDEPLKTKDAPPFIDFLGVGVSS